The Fimbriimonadaceae bacterium nucleotide sequence TCCCTTTCAACCCAGCTGCCCCATTGAGGGTCCTCACCGTCATAACGCCACCAGATAAGAGGGCAAATCTCAAGGAACTCAACCGTCTCGACGAGCGAATCCACATCGAACGAAGCACACTCCTCGACACACCTTTTTCGAGCCGTCCATTGCCGCCCGCTGCACCAACTGCCCATATCTATTTAGACGTTTGAAAGAGCCCCAGAATGGCCCTCTCAGGGCCTTGAAATACTGATAGGTGATTTGCCTCATGCAAGGCATAAAGAGAGGCTCTACGGCCCTGCTGGATGGTGGAAACACGAGTGCCAGAGTCAGGTTTTGCAAGGGTTGTCAGTCATGCCTATGGTCTGGCTTCTATGAAGGATTTTGAAACTCTGCACAACCGTGGGGCAATTTGAGATTCACCTTAGAGCAACTGATTCGGTAATCTCTCGGGCGTTCTGCGTAAACGGGGAAGAGATTTAAGACGAGCATTCAACTAAACTGGGTCTCTATCAGACCTGTCACTTGAAGAGCCAAATCTTTGCCCCAGCAGGGCAGGCGGTAGTGCTACCGATTGCTATGACTGGGGTGCCACATTTTTGCTACAACTGAGTATCACGCAAAGTACTTTGCGCACAATTTGACGAGACAAGCCTCTCGCGAGGGACTTGAAAGACTTTCAATGGCGCTTTTTGACGCCAACGTCGACCTAAACCCACACCAGATTGAGGCCGCTCTTTTTGCGCTAAGGTCCCCTGTCTCGAAGGGTGTTATCCTTGCGGATGAGGTTGGGCTCGGCAAGACTATCGAGGCGAGTTTAGTGTTATGCCAACTGTGGGCTGAGCGCAAGAGAAAGCTTCTAGTCATTTGTCCTGCTTCAATCAGAAAACAATGGGCAAACGAGCTGGATGAAAAATTTAACTTGCCCTCAATCCTGTTGGATGCCCGAGCCTATAACCTTGCAAAGAAGGCTGGCTCAATCAGTCCCTTTGATTGCGGCAAAGTAGTGATTTGTTCGTTGAATTTCGCTGCAAGGATGAAGGACGAGATTCGGTCAATAGGGTGGAATTTGGTCGTTATTGATGAAGCACACAAGCTGAGAAATGCTCATCAGCCAAGCAACAAGACTGGGCAAGCTATCCGATTCGCAGTTGAAGAGCCCCGGAAAATTCTCCTTACGGCAACACCACTCCAGAACTCAATAATGGAGCTCTTTGGAATGTCGTCAATAATTGACGAATACATGTTTGGGGAGCCATCCGTTTTCCGGTCGCTATATGGTGGAGCCGATGCTGACCTAAGCGACCTCAAGACGCGCCTTCGAGGTTTCTGCAAAAGAACGCTTAGGAAGGACGTATTGGAATACGTCCAGTACACGAACAGACAAGCGATAACCAGACCGTTCAGACCAACTGACGACGAACACGCATTTTATGAAGCTATTTCCAGCTTCCTGCAACGAGCCGAGACATTTAGTATTCCGCATCGCCAGCGAGTGCTCTTGACCCTGAGATTGAGGAAGATTCTTGCATCTTCTTCTCCCGCAATAGCTGGCACTCTTGAAATCATACGACAGCGTCTGATTGAACTGAAGGCAGGCGTCCCCGAAGGCGATTTGGTGGACAAAGTCATTGCCGGAGAAGACCTTGACGAAGACGACTTCCTAGAGGAATCTCTTGACATAGAAGAGCCCGAGGCCGACATACCCACAATTGATATTGCAAAACTCGAAGCAGAAATACAAGAGCTCGACCAGTACATTCGGTGGGCGAGAGGTATAGGGGTTGACACCAAGTCAAAGGCGCTTCTGAGCGCACTTGAAATCGGATTTACGAAGATGCAGGAAAATGGCGCTGCAAAAAAAGCCCTCATTTTCACCGAGTCACGCCGCACCCAAACCTACATCCGAAATTTCCTTGAAGCCAACGGATTCGCTGGAAAGGTCGCAACCTTTAATGGCTCAAACAACGATGAAGAATCAAAAAAACTAGCCGACCGTTGGGTCATCGAAAATAGAGGCACTGGTCGCGTAACAGGGTCGCGAGACGTTGACGCTCGCTCGGCCATCATCGACCACTTCAAAAATGACGCCGAAATTCTCGTCGCCACAGAAGCCGCCGCCGAAGGAGTAAATCTTCAGTTCTGTTCCTTGGTCGTAAACTACGACCTTCCATGGAATCCTCAGCGCATTGAACAAAGAATCGGACGATGTCACCGGTACGGTCAAAAGCATGACGTCGTGGTCATCAACTTTGTTAATGAGAGGAATGCAGCCGACCAACGCACATTCGAACTGCTCGAAGAAAAGTTTCAACTCTTCGATGGCGTTTTTGGGGCGTCAGACGAAGTGTTGGGAAGTATTGAGTCCGGTGTCGATTTCGAAAAACGAGTTTACGATATATACCAATCGTGCCGTACGCCCGACCAAATTGAAGCGGCTTTCAAAGACCTTCGCGAGCAACTTGAATCAAGCATACAAGCTCGTATGACGTCGACCAGACAATTATTGCTGGAGTTTTTTGACGAAGAGATTCACCAGCGTCTTCGGCTCCAGCTTGAAGGTACTAAGCAACAGCTCGACCGATTTGGGAAGCAATTCTGGTTGCTGACAAAGCACGTTATTTCGGACTCCGCTAAGTTTGATGACGACGAGCTGGCGTTCGAGTTGACTGGTGCACCACGTCCAGACATTAAGGCTGGAAAGTACCACCTCATTTCAAAGAGCAGAGAAAATGTGGATGGAGAATTTCTGTATCGACTCTCACATCCTCTTGGGGAATATGTCGTTGACGAAGCAAAGGCCGGGGCAACGCCACTTGCCAACGTGACGTTTGATATTTCAAGCCACCCGACTCGTATGAGCGTTGTTGAAGACCTTAGAGGTAAGTCAGGCTGGATGACACTTGATAAACTCATCATCGACGCCTTTGAACGTGAGGAATATATTTTGCTTTCCGGGTTCTCGGATGACGGTGCCTCGATAGACCAGGAAGTGCTTGAGAAAATGTTTCTCTGCCGCGGACAAGTACACGAGATAAACGACTTGCAAATGCCTGACCGGCTGAATGCCGAATCCACCCAACACCAGAAAGCAACGATGCACCAATCGTTCGAGGCAAATAACCGATTCATGAACGAGGAACGAGAACGGCTGGAGAATTGGGCGGACGACATGATTCTCTCTGCTGAGAAGGAACTCAAGGACATCAAAGCCCAGCTTCGAGAAACAAACCGCCAAGCGCGACAGGCTCCAACGACCGAAGAGCAGCTCACACTTCAAAATAAAATCCGGGACCTTGAGCAGAAGCAACGCAAGCAACGTCAAAGGATTTTTGAAATTGAGGACGAAATCATCGAAAAGCGTGACCAGCTCATTGGAGCCCTTGAAAAGCGAATGAAGCAAAAGACACAAAGCTCAAACCTGTTCACTATTCGCTGGAGAGTTGTCTGATGGCTGAAATCACTGCTTTCTCTAGTGACAAAGAGTTCCTTGATGCCCTGCTTAAGGGCATTTCAGAGGGCAAGACTCAGCTGCCCGAGTTTCAGCGCGGTTGGGTTTG carries:
- a CDS encoding DEAD/DEAH box helicase: MALFDANVDLNPHQIEAALFALRSPVSKGVILADEVGLGKTIEASLVLCQLWAERKRKLLVICPASIRKQWANELDEKFNLPSILLDARAYNLAKKAGSISPFDCGKVVICSLNFAARMKDEIRSIGWNLVVIDEAHKLRNAHQPSNKTGQAIRFAVEEPRKILLTATPLQNSIMELFGMSSIIDEYMFGEPSVFRSLYGGADADLSDLKTRLRGFCKRTLRKDVLEYVQYTNRQAITRPFRPTDDEHAFYEAISSFLQRAETFSIPHRQRVLLTLRLRKILASSSPAIAGTLEIIRQRLIELKAGVPEGDLVDKVIAGEDLDEDDFLEESLDIEEPEADIPTIDIAKLEAEIQELDQYIRWARGIGVDTKSKALLSALEIGFTKMQENGAAKKALIFTESRRTQTYIRNFLEANGFAGKVATFNGSNNDEESKKLADRWVIENRGTGRVTGSRDVDARSAIIDHFKNDAEILVATEAAAEGVNLQFCSLVVNYDLPWNPQRIEQRIGRCHRYGQKHDVVVINFVNERNAADQRTFELLEEKFQLFDGVFGASDEVLGSIESGVDFEKRVYDIYQSCRTPDQIEAAFKDLREQLESSIQARMTSTRQLLLEFFDEEIHQRLRLQLEGTKQQLDRFGKQFWLLTKHVISDSAKFDDDELAFELTGAPRPDIKAGKYHLISKSRENVDGEFLYRLSHPLGEYVVDEAKAGATPLANVTFDISSHPTRMSVVEDLRGKSGWMTLDKLIIDAFEREEYILLSGFSDDGASIDQEVLEKMFLCRGQVHEINDLQMPDRLNAESTQHQKATMHQSFEANNRFMNEERERLENWADDMILSAEKELKDIKAQLRETNRQARQAPTTEEQLTLQNKIRDLEQKQRKQRQRIFEIEDEIIEKRDQLIGALEKRMKQKTQSSNLFTIRWRVV